A window of Roseateles sp. XES5 genomic DNA:
GCCGCCGATGGGGTCCTCCTGCGGCCCGCCGGGCGCCTGCATGATGCCGTCGAGACTGGTGAAGGCGCCGACAATGATCTTACGCATGGGGTTTCTCCTCGCAATTGAATGACCTGATATCCAGAGACGAACGGTGAAGGCACGATCCGACAGGCGCCCGGGAAAATTCGTATCAGCCCCAGCGATCGCGCACCGCCTCATTGCGGCTGCGGCTGACGGGGATCTCCCGTCCGTCCTTGAGGCGGATCGCCAACCTGCCGTCGCTGCGCAGCAACCGGTCGACATGGTTGTCGGCGACGAAATGCGAGCGATGCACCTGTAGCCCGGCCGTGCCGCCAAGCTCCTCCAGCGCATCGGAGAAGCGCAGGAGAACGAGTTCCCGACCGCGGCTCGTCGTCACCTCCGTGTAATGATCGGCGACTGTCATATGCAGGATGGTGCCGCGGTTTTCCGGCTTGAGGCGACGCAGCAGGGGAACTTCGCTCCGTTCTCCTGTCTGTTCTTCGGCCACGGGCGCCGGGGTGGGCGCGAGCGCTTCGGCCTGCTTGCTGCTCATCGTCATGAAGGTGAGGCCGCAGAACAGCGCTGAGAGCAGAAGGCCCGTCGCGATGCTTTCCGCGATGGTGGCGAGCGTCGGCGTGCCGCCGAAGGTCAGAAGGCTGATCGCCTCCGTCGCCAGTCCGACGGGAATGCCGGCGATGACGGTGCCCAGCGCCATGCGGCGGGGAAGGGACGGGATGCGGCCGCGCAGCAGCGTGTTGACGAAGACGATGGCGGTGACGGCAATGCCCCAGGCGACGGCGTGCAGCACCAGCCAGAAGCCGAGCCGCGGCGCGGCCGCCAGACGCTCGGCAGTGCCATAGGGACCCGTCACCCAGAAGATCAGCACGACCGCACCGAAGGTTGCCCAGAAGCGCGGGGCACGCAGGAAAACCTGCAGTTCACGAAGCGCGGATTGCGGGAGAGGGCGTTCCACGAAGTTTTCCGTCCGTTCGGGCCAAAGCGTTTGAGGCACCCCGATCAATGGCGGAAGACGGGACCGAATTCAACCGCACCCCGGACCGACCATGACCTTCGAACCGCTTCTGACCGCTCCATTCGCCATCCAGTTTCATGTTGCGACCGTTCTGCCGGCCGCCGTGCTCGGCGCCGTTCTGCTCGCCCGCCCCAAGGGTACGCCGACCCATCGCCTGCTCGGGAAAATCTGGTTGGTGCTGATGGTCGCGACGAGTGCCTCGACCTTCTTCATTCATGGCATCGACACCGTCGCCGGCTTCAGTCCGATCCATCTCCTCTCGGTCTATGTCATCGTGGGCAGCGTCATGGCGGTCAATGCAGCCCGCCGGCGCGATATCCGCGCGCACCGCGCCCATGTCACCGGCATGTATTTCGGCGGCATCGTCGTCGCCGGCCTCTTCACCTTGGTGCCGCACCGCGTGATGGGCGCGATGATCTTCGACGGCACGTCGGGTTTCGCCAGCGGCCTCGCCGCCGCCATCGTCAGCGTGCTGCTCGTCGCCGCAGGCGCCCTGGCCGCCCGCGAGGCCGGCTGGGCACAGCGCGTCAACGCGATGTTCCGGCGGCGGTGAGGCGCCGCTTTTCATTTTGCAAGGCGCCCCTGCAAGCCCTATAAGCTGGTGCTGAGGAACGAATTCATGCGGTGAGCGTTCGTCGGCAATTCAATGCGGGGAAATGCGCCATGGAATGGAAAGGTCGTCGCCAGTCGGACAATATCGAGGACCAGCGTGGAGCCGGTCCCTCGGCGGGCGGGGGCAACCCCTTTGGCCGCGGCAGCGGCGGCGGGTTCCGCATTCCCATGGGCGGCGGTCGCCGCGCCGGCGGCGGCATGAGCTTTGGCACGATCATCTTCCTCGTCGTCATCTACTTCGTGCTGAAGATGATGGGCATCGACCTTCTGCAGGTGATGGGCGAGGGCGGTGGCGGCCAGGTCAGCATGCCGGGCTTCGAGCAGACGGAAAGCGCAAGCCGCCGCGCATCGCCGCAGGAAGAAGAGACCAAGGCCTTCATGGCGACGGTGCTCGCCGAGACGGAAGACACCTGGAACGGCATCTTCCAGGCGGCCGGCGAGCGCTACGAGGAGCCCAAGATGGTGCTCTTCTCCGGTTCCGTGCAGTCGGCCTGCGGTTTTGCCTCGGCCGCCTCCGGTCCGTTCTATTGCCCGGGGGACCGCAAGGTCTATCTCGACATGAGCTTCTTCGACGAGCTTGCCAACAAGTTCGATGCGGCCGGCGATTTCGCCCAGGCCTATGTCGTCGCGCATGAGGTGGGCCACCACGTGCAGAACCTTACCGGCGTGCTGCCGCGCTTCAACCAGCAGCGCCAGCGCATGAGCGAGGTGGAGGCCAACCAGATGTCGATCCGCGTCGAGCTCCAGGCCGATTGCTACGCCGGCATCTGGGGCAAATATACCGAGCAGAAGGGCATTCTGGAGCGCGGCGACCTCGAAGAGGCGCTGAATGCGGCCACGCAGATTGGCGACGACACATTGCAGAAGCGCATGCAGGGATATGTCGTGCCCGAGAGCTTTAACCATGGCACGTCCGACCAGCGCCGCCGGTGGTTCAAGCGCGGTTTCGATACCGGCCGCGTCGATGCCTGCGACACCTTCAAGGGCGACGTCTGAGGTTTAAGTCCCGCGCCGACGAACAGGACCCTCCGGCTTAGCGGCAGGAGGGTTTTTTGCGTTTTCATCAGGAAAATGCATCGGAACCATCAAAACTTTTGCGTTGTTCACGGATTGTTTCGTTGACCGAAGTGAAATAGAACTCGCCGCCTGACATTTTTGCCTGCCATGCGGGCGCCGTTCATTTTTCGAGGTCCTCCCATGTTCGATGCCAGGTCCACCCGGCGCGGGCTGCTGCTTGTTTTCATGATCATGTTTCTCGACGTCATCGGCATTGCCATCATCATGCCGGTGCTGCCGACCTATCTGCGGGAACTGACGGGCGACGATATCAGCCAGGCGGCCATCGACGGCGGCTGGCTGCTGCTCGTCTATGCCGGCATGCAGTTCATCTTCGCGCCCTTCGTCGGCAATCTCTCGGATCGTTTCGGCCGGCGGCCGGTGCTGCTTGTCTGCATCCTCACCTTCGCCATCGACAATCTCATCTGCGCGCTGGCGACCAGCTACTGGATGCTCTTCGTCGGCCGGGTGCTGGCAGGCCTTTCGGGCGCGAGCTTCGGCACCGCGGCGGCCTATATCGCCGACGTCTCGACGGAAGAAACGCGCGCGAAGAATTTCGGGCTGATGGGTATTGCCTTCGGCACGGGCTTTGCGCTCGGGCCGGTTCTCGGTGGCCTGCTCGGCGAATTCGGCCCGCGTGTTCCGTTCTACGGCGCTGCGGTTCTGGCGTTCCTCAGTTTCGTGGCGGCCTGGTTCCTGCTGCCGGAAAGCCTTGCGCCGGCGAACCGCCGTCGCTTCGAGCTTTCCCGCGCCAACCCGCTCGGCGCGCTCTTGCAGATGCGCAACTATCCGGGCGTGCTGTGGATCGGGCTCGTCTTCTTCTGTTACTGGCTGGCGCATGCCGTCTATCCCTCGGTCTGGTCCTTCGTCTCGGCCTATCGCTTTGGCTGGAGCGAGGGGCAGATCGGCCTGTCGCTGGGCATTTTCGGCATCGGCGGCGCGGTCGTCATGGGCTTCGTTCTGCCGCGCGTTGTGCCGAAGCTGGGGGAGTACCGCACGGCGGTGCTCGGCCTGTTCTTCTCGGTGCTCGGCGTTGCCGGTTATGCCGCGTCCTATCAGGGCTGGATGATCTATGCGGTCATCCTGCTGACGGCACTGGAGGCGCTGGCCGATCCGCCGTTGCGCTCCATCGCCTCGGCGCGTGTGCCGCCATCGGCGCAGGGCGAGCTGCAGGGCGCGCTTACCAGCGTGTCCTCGATCACGACGATCATCGGTCCGCTGCTCTTCACGCAGATCTTCAGCCATTTCACCGGTCCGTCGGCACCGGTGGTCTTTGCCGGCGCGCCCTTCGCCTTTGCCGCCGTCATCCTCTTCGTCGGCTTCCTGATCTTCGTCGTGAAGCTCCGGGGCGCGGGTGCGGGGCCGAAGACGAATCTGGCTCCCGAAGGCGCCTGAAACGCCTTCCGGCGTGACATTTCGATGAAATTTCGCGGAAACGGGCCCCGTCGGGCCGGTTTCCGCGCATTTTTGATGAAAAGATCAAATCTATTCGATTGATCGCGGCCGAGACTTGTGATCGGAAGCGATGCGAAAGTGAGAACTATCATGCACATGGCACCGCACCGCGAGGACAATGGCTGGGGCGCGCATTTCCGGGCGACCTTCACCCTCGGCGTGCCGTTGATCGGCGCCCAGCTCGCCCAACTCGGCATTCACACGACGGATGTGGTCATTCTTGGCCGCCTCGGCGCCGCGCATCTTGCGGCGATCGTGCTGTCTTCCTCGTTCTTCTTCACCATCTTCATCCTCGGCTCGGGCTTTGCCAATGCCGTCATGCCCATGGTGGCGCAGGCCTATGGCCGCGGCGACACCGTTTCGGTGCGCCGCGCCGTGCGCATGGGCATGTGGGTGGTGCTGATCTATGCCGTGCTGACGGCGCCCATCTTCTACAATGCGGAAAACATCCTGCTCTTCGCCGGCCAGAAGCCGGAAGTGGCGGCCTTGGCCGGCAGCTATCTCGGCATTGCGCAATGGGGCATGGGGCCGGGTCTCCTGTTCATGACGCTGCGCGGGCTTGTCAGCGCGCATGGCCGGGCCGGCATCGTGCTCTATGTCACGATCACCATTCTCAGCATCAACGCCTTCTTCGCCTATGCGCTGGTGCTTGGTCATTTCGGCTTCCCGGCCATGGGCATCCGGGGCGCGGCCATCGTTTCCCTCGCGGTCAACATGCTGAGCTTCCTGCTGCTGACCGCCTATATCCAGTCGCGGGCGGAGCTGCGTCGCTACGAGTTGTTCGTGCGCTTCTGGCGACTGGACTGGCCGGCCTTCCGGGAGGTCGTGCAGCTCGGCCTGCCCATCGGCTTCACCATGCTGGCGGAGGTGAGCCTTTTCACCGGCGCCTCGCTGCTGATGGGCAATATCGGCACGCTGGAGCTTGCCGCGCACGGCATTGCGCTCCAGCTTGCCTCCGTCGCCTTCATGATCCCGCTCGGCCTCGCCCAGGCCGGCACGGTGCGCGTCGGCGTGGCGCATGGGCGTGGCGATCATCTCGGCGTGGTGCGCTCGTCCTGGGCGGTGCTGGTCGTGGCATCGATCATCGCGATCGGCGGCGGCATTCTCTTTGCGCTCATTCCGACCACGCTCGCTTCGATCTTCCTCGACAAGGCGGGCAAGGATTCGGCGGCGGTTCTGGCGATTGCCGGCCCCTTCGTGGTCATTGCCGGCGTCTTCCAGCTT
This region includes:
- a CDS encoding TCR/Tet family MFS transporter, translating into MFDARSTRRGLLLVFMIMFLDVIGIAIIMPVLPTYLRELTGDDISQAAIDGGWLLLVYAGMQFIFAPFVGNLSDRFGRRPVLLVCILTFAIDNLICALATSYWMLFVGRVLAGLSGASFGTAAAYIADVSTEETRAKNFGLMGIAFGTGFALGPVLGGLLGEFGPRVPFYGAAVLAFLSFVAAWFLLPESLAPANRRRFELSRANPLGALLQMRNYPGVLWIGLVFFCYWLAHAVYPSVWSFVSAYRFGWSEGQIGLSLGIFGIGGAVVMGFVLPRVVPKLGEYRTAVLGLFFSVLGVAGYAASYQGWMIYAVILLTALEALADPPLRSIASARVPPSAQGELQGALTSVSSITTIIGPLLFTQIFSHFTGPSAPVVFAGAPFAFAAVILFVGFLIFVVKLRGAGAGPKTNLAPEGA
- a CDS encoding LytTR family DNA-binding domain-containing protein, with product MERPLPQSALRELQVFLRAPRFWATFGAVVLIFWVTGPYGTAERLAAAPRLGFWLVLHAVAWGIAVTAIVFVNTLLRGRIPSLPRRMALGTVIAGIPVGLATEAISLLTFGGTPTLATIAESIATGLLLSALFCGLTFMTMSSKQAEALAPTPAPVAEEQTGERSEVPLLRRLKPENRGTILHMTVADHYTEVTTSRGRELVLLRFSDALEELGGTAGLQVHRSHFVADNHVDRLLRSDGRLAIRLKDGREIPVSRSRNEAVRDRWG
- a CDS encoding DUF2306 domain-containing protein — translated: MTFEPLLTAPFAIQFHVATVLPAAVLGAVLLARPKGTPTHRLLGKIWLVLMVATSASTFFIHGIDTVAGFSPIHLLSVYVIVGSVMAVNAARRRDIRAHRAHVTGMYFGGIVVAGLFTLVPHRVMGAMIFDGTSGFASGLAAAIVSVLLVAAGALAAREAGWAQRVNAMFRRR
- a CDS encoding MATE family efflux transporter yields the protein MHMAPHREDNGWGAHFRATFTLGVPLIGAQLAQLGIHTTDVVILGRLGAAHLAAIVLSSSFFFTIFILGSGFANAVMPMVAQAYGRGDTVSVRRAVRMGMWVVLIYAVLTAPIFYNAENILLFAGQKPEVAALAGSYLGIAQWGMGPGLLFMTLRGLVSAHGRAGIVLYVTITILSINAFFAYALVLGHFGFPAMGIRGAAIVSLAVNMLSFLLLTAYIQSRAELRRYELFVRFWRLDWPAFREVVQLGLPIGFTMLAEVSLFTGASLLMGNIGTLELAAHGIALQLASVAFMIPLGLAQAGTVRVGVAHGRGDHLGVVRSSWAVLVVASIIAIGGGILFALIPTTLASIFLDKAGKDSAAVLAIAGPFVVIAGVFQLVDGLQAIAAGLLRGLKDTRIPMVMALISYWPIGFLCAWFFAFPAGFGGVGVWFGFVSGLAAAAVLLNWRFYRLVKQRSAA
- a CDS encoding neutral zinc metallopeptidase encodes the protein MEWKGRRQSDNIEDQRGAGPSAGGGNPFGRGSGGGFRIPMGGGRRAGGGMSFGTIIFLVVIYFVLKMMGIDLLQVMGEGGGGQVSMPGFEQTESASRRASPQEEETKAFMATVLAETEDTWNGIFQAAGERYEEPKMVLFSGSVQSACGFASAASGPFYCPGDRKVYLDMSFFDELANKFDAAGDFAQAYVVAHEVGHHVQNLTGVLPRFNQQRQRMSEVEANQMSIRVELQADCYAGIWGKYTEQKGILERGDLEEALNAATQIGDDTLQKRMQGYVVPESFNHGTSDQRRRWFKRGFDTGRVDACDTFKGDV